A genomic window from Pantoea alhagi includes:
- the mltD gene encoding murein transglycosylase D, producing MKTRAIILLASVLLMGCQASRHDANIPEQHAQSLSSAGQDENEKFTDRMLSPRWQDDGTALTQDQDLWNYIRDGLKMEVPENPRIREQKQKYLRNKSYLHDVTLRAEPYMYWIVEQIKQRKMPMELVLLPIVESAFNPHATSAANAAGIWQIVPSTGRNYGLKQNQWYDGRRDIVASTRAVLDMMERLNGMFDGDWLLTIAAYNSGEGRVLKAIKQNKARGKPTDFWHLSLPRETTLYVPKMLALQDILKNNKRYGVRLPAPNESRALARVEVGQQIELTQAAEMAGLSVTRLKNYNTGYKRGATAPNGPHYIMVPKANVAQLRNSLASGDIAAVQPTRLATASSRSYKVRNGDTLSGIASRMGVSVKELQRTNNLRGNKIKPGQTLTFGSGVTGSELADNGNSITYKVRKGDSLASIARRHGVNIKDVKRWNSVLSDSSSIQPGDKITLFVKNNATPDS from the coding sequence ATGAAGACTAGAGCGATTATCCTTCTCGCCTCGGTCTTGCTGATGGGATGTCAGGCATCGCGACATGATGCCAACATTCCTGAACAGCATGCCCAGAGTCTGTCTTCAGCTGGTCAAGATGAGAATGAAAAATTTACAGATCGTATGTTATCCCCGCGTTGGCAGGATGATGGAACGGCCCTTACTCAGGACCAGGATTTGTGGAATTACATTCGCGACGGGCTGAAGATGGAGGTTCCGGAAAACCCCCGGATCCGAGAGCAGAAACAAAAGTATTTAAGAAACAAGAGCTATCTCCACGATGTGACTTTACGGGCAGAGCCGTATATGTACTGGATAGTCGAGCAGATTAAGCAACGTAAGATGCCGATGGAACTGGTACTACTACCCATAGTGGAGAGCGCTTTTAACCCCCACGCCACATCTGCTGCAAATGCCGCAGGCATCTGGCAGATTGTGCCGAGTACGGGGCGGAATTACGGTTTAAAACAAAATCAGTGGTATGACGGCCGACGCGATATTGTCGCATCGACCCGAGCGGTTTTAGATATGATGGAACGTCTGAACGGAATGTTCGACGGAGACTGGTTGTTGACCATCGCTGCCTATAACAGCGGCGAAGGGCGCGTGCTGAAAGCGATTAAACAAAATAAAGCGCGCGGCAAGCCAACCGATTTCTGGCATCTTTCTCTACCGCGCGAGACCACGCTGTACGTGCCTAAAATGCTGGCGTTGCAGGATATCCTGAAAAACAACAAGCGTTATGGCGTACGCTTACCGGCACCGAATGAAAGTCGGGCGCTGGCGCGTGTTGAAGTGGGTCAGCAGATAGAACTGACGCAGGCGGCAGAAATGGCTGGCTTGTCAGTGACCAGGCTGAAAAACTACAACACCGGCTATAAACGCGGCGCTACCGCGCCTAACGGACCACACTATATTATGGTCCCGAAAGCGAATGTCGCTCAGTTACGTAATTCGCTGGCTTCTGGCGATATTGCAGCGGTTCAGCCAACGCGTTTGGCCACAGCGAGCAGCCGCAGTTATAAGGTACGTAATGGTGACACGCTGTCAGGCATAGCCAGCCGGATGGGCGTTTCAGTAAAAGAGTTGCAGCGCACCAATAACTTGCGCGGTAACAAGATTAAACCGGGACAGACGCTCACCTTTGGCAGTGGCGTGACAGGAAGTGAACTGGCCGATAACGGCAACAGCATCACCTATAAGGTCCGTAAGGGTGATTCTCTTGCCAGTATTGCACGTCGACATGGTGTAAATATCAAAGACGTCAAGCGCTGGAACAGCGTGCTGAGCGACAGTAGTTCGATTCAGCCGGGTGATAAAATTACCCTGTTCGTTAAAAACAACGCGACGCCAGACAGTTAA